One genomic segment of Vespa crabro chromosome 3, iyVesCrab1.2, whole genome shotgun sequence includes these proteins:
- the LOC124422874 gene encoding sortilin-related receptor-like isoform X1 codes for MAGRTSSVFYYCILAFYLFFLTGSNNGERFGDKPKTLHIVEDTGTLQYKKTIIINKDSNNHDDNGETSYERTRRNAESRILNNKPNITVKVNALNDSHQQLMVHWVGEGSNVIICLAKDSTPIARMQESDEVVQSNPSAVYISYDYGDTFENKTEYFKVSYEYNARYATLDKFTNHPKNYQYCIFVDSTNSLIFITRNNGKTIRRVPVPFHPSEISYCESDPRVVLILDKVDPMRQLWLSKDYGFKWISIQQYVKAFFWSSQCTILVERTEPSGSNTVLRARYEDVVLHGRMEIHDLLIHDFQHRLSLSPILRKEIPFLTEANHYPGESNVVIRNVEDFQIRGDYMFATSKSSKNGSSENLDLYVSYKNQGFVLAQFNTELDRKNYHIADVANNRIFVAVAHSDTMVNLYISEIIDHEKAIFSLSLEGILTFFPNSTWKDSWLNDVADEAFTDLYRVEGLRGIYIASKVKGSPKLGSIGPEHLASLITFDHGTTWNNIKPPVANHEGFYVHCPQKDCSLHLSQRFSQLYPVTRSVTIMSSKSAPGIIMATGVIGSSLKGHLALYVSRDAGLTWKQVLKDYYFFNMGDHGGLLVAVKYFKSRGETRDLSYSIDEGETWQTYEFHEKMLRVYGLMTEPGENTTVFTMFGSDSGQHQWLIIKVDLKNVFERNCREDDFKFWSPASLDQPVVSCVLGKMETYQRRAARANCYTGVNYDRPIKLEICPCDANDYQCDFGFLKVGPPYHCIRNKLLTNVDPYAVPSTCKPGKFYKRTKGYIKIPDDECIDGLARNFEPDEIPCPMKESLEFLLVAQREHISRINLVEEKLETLPVHGLKNVIAIEFDLKKNCLYWADIVNDTIGRQCLNDGLSSPEILVETDLNSIEGMAFDWVSNVLYFVDGVKMRIQIIKTDISTTGRMRRTILGPNNLQKPRGIAVHPMMGYMFWTDWAPGNASVSRANLDGTNIKRLFVKPTVEWPNGITIDHIAERIYWVDAREDYIGFSDFDGKGFKKIIENDDRVSHPFAVAVFKDNMYWDDWKQSMIFVADKDHGVGISTVIGQMTGLMDLKVFAHSVQTGTNKCANSTCPYICLGAPYNSFVCLCPDGMVMIDGKCMCPGGIKPFANSTCPRVATTCSANQFPCHNGICIPKFWKCDGDNDCGDNSDEIQCNNNKATCSASNFECDDNKCIPKYWICDLDQDCKDGKDEMNCKYPNCSETQFKCDNSRCISYRWWCDGENDCRDGSDEKNCTKNVQPSSCKSDEILCQKDRTCIPKTWKCDGEKDCEDGMDEENCSTMECESWQFMCHVSQLHRCIYKSWVCDGDKDCPDGSDELNCTRTTIAPPVPSPISPTSSCIDWMFTCNNKKCVPYWWKCDSVDDCGDDSDEMGCGDIDPTSEVPETTEQVRICRPYQFQCLNGDCIENAWVCDGSNDCLSGEDELNCNVVYCGEDQFMCRRDGSCIPLSNICNDVEECPDGSDELGCHPNQHPSPAATPSCYVGLFPCDETRCFPLTSYCDDKPDCLDGFDELHCDKNNSRVYQVLVMGVDERLINATSLFLFWMPIPNNVSLEFLPSIARIESDAKWTNASTWIEDTEYLFSGLQPYTRYNLTVYVKLKGQSTVFPPAKYLRVMTGEGIPSEPWNVTITQKNGTRVEVSWRSPLHPNGPITGYDGFISPPTPPLRFSWQKTSGIIDTVFEAHQNYSFWVIAKNREHESNASQVVVLTFDGAANIDDIEGLRVTETTNHSVSLTWNKIKDVDGYHVTPKAPSLHPALKTLITMENVIEVTNLAPGNNYTFEVAATKKNYVGKVNTVVAATKGTPLPSIVKLDAQLVKPHGTTVKLTWDPPKSLRKIKWQYAIYYGLNMQEFFKEYRYLTTNLTATIKDLQACESYIFGVGVNGDYGAGPLSQPVAVTTHFNVRAPPKRVKVSNKSDSIIVSWSASCPTIDEPISYTITLTELTLNKTKIVTLLPTSESIMKHTFNKIRYGGIYRVVIATDVKNTIPSQPVIYHAPPILPPHQLKVLYKEGNYLVYWHHQPDNMAIITNYHYEILVAEGSRTLNESNTQIFKADQPPYIYKNAKSDIIYTFAVRLVTEEGYRSILSETRSIESPTVWPVTMNTSNILSFAIPICLLVVALGSALAYFVVRHRRLSNSFTQFANSHYDTRRGQATFPGTTDGLAEEEDSPVIRGFSDDEPLVIA; via the exons ATGGCCGGCCGGACAAGTTCGGTCTTTTATTATTGCATCCTTGcgttttatttgttctttctcaCCGGTTCTAATAATGGCGAAAGATTCGGTGATAAACCAAAGACTTTGCACATCGTCGAAGATACAGGAACTTTGCAATACAAGAagactattattatcaataaagaCAGCAACAACCATGACGATAATGGAGAAACGTCATATGAACGAACCCGCAGAAATGCCGAATCACGGATTCTAAACAATAAGCCAAATATTACCGTCAAG gtGAACGCTTTAAACGATTCTCATCAGCAATTGATGGTGCATTGGGTCGGAGAAGGATCAAATGTGATAATATGTCTAGCGAAAGATAGTACTCCTATAGCACGCATGCAAGAAAGCGATGAAGTAGTTCAAAGTAATCCTAGTGCTGTATATATAAGCTATGATTATGGAGATACGTTTGAGAATAAGACTGAATACTTCAAAGTTTCTTATGAATACAATGCACGATATGCTACTTTAGATAAATTTACTAATCATCCAAAGAACTATCAATAT tgTATCTTTGTGGACAGCACAAACAGTTTAATATTCATTACAAGGAATAATGGCAAAACTATTAGAAGAGTACCCGTTCCATTTCACCCAAGTGAAATTTCATATTGCGAATCAGATCCACGTGTTGTATTAATATTGGATAAAGTTGATCCTATGAGACAG ttATGGTTGTCAAAAGACTATGGATTTAAATGGATATCTATACAACAATATGTAAAAGCATTTTTCTGGTCGTCACAATGCACTATATTAGTGGAACGTACAGAACCATCGGGATCTAATACCGTTTTACGAGCAAGATACGAAGACGTAGTACTTCATGGAAGAATGGAAATACATGATTTGTTAATACATGACTTTCAACATAGATTATCACTTTCGCCAATTCTTCGAAAGGAAATTCCATTTCTGACAGAAGCAAATCATTATCCAGGAGAGTCTAATGTAGTAATCAGAAATGTTGAAGATTTTCAAATCAGGGGAGATTATATGTTTGCAACATCAAAATCTTCTAAG AATGGTTCTTCGGAAAATTTAGATTTATATGTCTCTTATAAAAATCAAGGATTTGTATTAGCTCAGTTTAATACGGAATTGGAtcgtaaaaattatcatattgcCGATGTAGCGAACAATAGAATCTTTGTTGCAGTTGCTCACAGTGATACCATGgtaaatctttatatatcaGAAATAATTGATCATGAAAAAGCTATATTCTCATTATCATTGGAAGGAATTCTTACATTCTTCCCTAATAGTACATGGAAAGATAGTTGGCTGAA TGATGTTGCAGATGAAGCATTTACAGACTTGTATAGAGTAGAAGGACTGCGTGGCATTTACATAGCCTCAAAAGTTAAAGGAAGTCCGAAATTAGGTTCAATTGGACCGGAACATTTAGCATCATTGATTACATTCGATCACGGAACAACTTGGAATAATATCAAGCCACCTGTAGCAAATCATGAAGGATTTTATGTTCATTGTCCACAAAAAGATTGTTCTTTGCATCTGAGTCAAAGATTTAGTCAATTATATCCTGTTACTAGATCAGTAACGATCATGAGCTCGAAATCTGCGCCTGGTATTATTATGGCCACAGGAGTAATAGGTTCAAGTTTGAAAGGACATCTTGCACTTTACGTATCGAGAGATGCTGGTCTTACATGGAAACAAGTtttgaaagattattatttcttcaataTGGGAGATCACGGTGGACTGTTAGTTGcagttaaatatttcaaatcgcGAGGAGAAACGAGAGATCTTTCATATTCTATAGACGAGGGAGAAACTTGGCAAACGTATgaatttcatgaaaaaatGCTACGCGTGTACGGGCTTATGACTGAGCCAGGTGAAAATACTACAGTGTTCACGATGTTCGGTTCGGACAGTGGACAACATCAATGGTTAATAATTAAAGTTGATTTGAAAAACgtatttgaaagaaattgtAGAGAAGATGACTTTAAATTTTGGTCACCGGCGAGTTTGGATCAGCCAGTTGTATCGTGTGTCTTAGGAAAAATGGAAACTTATCAAAGACGAGCAGCGCGAGCTAATTGTTACACAGGTGTAAACTACGATCGACCTATCAAATTAGAGATTTGTCCATGCGATGCTAATGATTATCAATGTGATTTTGGATTTCTAAAAGTAGGACCTCCATATCATTGTATACGTAATAAGCTTTTAACTAATGTCGATCCATACGCAGTTCCCAGTACATGTAAGCCTGggaaattttataaacgtacaaaaggatatattaaaataccaGATGACGAATGTATCGATGGTCTCGCAAGAAACTTTGAACCAGACGAAATACCTTGCCCGATGAAAGAATCGTTGGAATTTTTGTTGGTCGCTCAACGAGAACATATATCGCGAATAAATTTGGTCGAAGAGAAATTAGAAACATTACCCGTCCatggtttgaaaaatgttattgcCATAGAATTTGATCTTAAAAAAAACTGTTTATATTGGGCAGATATTGTTAACGATACTATTGGTAGACAATGCCTTAACGATGGTTTAAGTTCCCCAGAAATTTTAGTAGAAACtgatttaaattctatcgaaggAATGGCATTTGATTGGGTCTCCAATGTACTCTATTTCGTGGATGGTGTCAAGATGagaattcaaataattaagaCGGATATTTCGACAACGGGGAGAATGCGAAGGACAATTTTAGGTcctaataatttacaaaaaccGAGAGGCATAGCCGTCCACCCAATGATGGGATACATGTTTTGGACCGATTGGGCTCCCGGTAATGCATCCGTTTCCAGAGCTAATCTCGATGGTACCAATATCAAGCGTTTGTTTGTTAAACCAACTGTTGAATGGCCAAATGGAATCACAATTGATCATATAGCAGAGAGAATTTATTGGGTTGACGCCAGAGAAGATTATATTGGCTTCTCAGATTTTGATGGAAAAGGATTTAAGAAAATCATAGAGAACGATGATCGTGTATCGCATCCATTTGCAGTTGCTGTCTTTAAAGACAACATGTATTGGGACGATTGGAAACAATCGATGATATTTGTGGCTGATAAAGATCACGGAGTTGGTATATCGACAGTAATTGGTCAGATGACAGGACTGATGGATTTAAAAGTATTTGCTCATAGCGTACAAACTGGAACAAACAAATGTGCAAATAGTACCTGTCCCTATATTTGCTTAGGTGCTCCTTACAATAGTTTTGTCTGCTTATGTCCGGATGGAATGGTAATGATCGATGGTAAATGTATGTGTCCTGGCGGTATTAAGCCATTTGCTAATTCAACATGTCCACGAGTGGCAACTACGTGCTCTGCTAATCAATTCCCTTGTCACAATGGGATCTGTATACCTAAATTCTGGAAATGCGACGGTGACAACGATTGCGGGGATAATTCGGATGAAATTcaatgtaacaataataaggctACATGTAGTGCATCTAATTTCGAATGTGACGATAATAAGTGCATTCCAAAATATTGGATATGTGATCTTGATCAAGATTGCAAGGATGGCAAAGATGAAATGAATTGTAAATACCCGAATTGTTCAGAAACACAGTTCAAGTGTGATAACAGCCGTTGTATATCTTATAGATGGTGGTGCGATGGTGAGAATGACTGTAGAGATGGTTCAGATGAGAAAAATTGTACTAAGAATGTACAGCCAAGTTCTTGCAAATCTGATGAAATTTTATGCCAAAAGGATCGTACTTGCATACCAAAAACATGGAAATGCGATGGTGAAAAAGATTGCGAAGATGGTATGGACGAGGAAAATTGTAGTACAATGGAATGTGAATCTTGGCAATTTATGTGTCACGTATCGCAATTACACAGATGTATTTACAAATCTTGGGTATGCGATGGAGATAAAGATTGTCCCGATGGATCGGACGAATTAAATTGTACTAGAACGACAATTGCGCCTCCAGTACCATCTCCAATATCGCCTACAAGTTCTTGCATAGATTGGATGTttacatgtaataataaaaaatgtgtaCCTTATTGGTGGAAATGTGATAGCGTTGATGATTGCGGCGATGATTCCGATGAAATGGGTTGCGGGGACATTGATCCAACATCCGAAGTACCAGAAACAACAGAACAAGTTCGTATATGCAGACCTTATCAATTCCAATGTCTCAATGGCGACTGTATAGAGAATGCATGGGTCTGTGATGGATCCAATGATTGTCTTTCGGGTGAGGATGAATTGAATTGCAATGTCGTATATTGCGGAGAAGATCAATTCATGTGCCGAAGGGATGGCTCTTGTATTCCTCTATCAAACATATGTAATGACGTAGAAGAATGTCCCGATGGCAGCGACGAATTAGGTTGTCATCCTAATCAACATCCAAGTCCAGCTGCGACACCATCTTGTTACGTCGGTCTATTCCCTTGCGACGAAACACGTTGTTTCCCTCTTACGTCTTATTGCGACGATAAGCCTGATTGTTTAGATGGATTCGATGAGTTACATTgcgataagaataattctCGCGTTTACCAAGTGCTTGTCATGGGTGTCGATGAACGTTTGATAAATGCTACtagtcttttccttttctggaTGCCAATACCGAACAATGTGAGTTTAGAGTTCTTACCATCTATCGCACGGATCGAATCTGATGCAAAGTGGACCAACGCTTCTACCTGGATCGAAGATACGGAATATTTGTTCAGTGGTCTTCAACCTTATACGCGTTATAATCTAACGGTTTATGTCAAATTAAAAGGACAAAGTACTGTCTTTCCACCGGCTAAGTACTTGCGAGTTATGACAGGAGAGGGCATACCGTCGGAACCATGGAATGTAACGATTACTCAAAAGAACGGTACAAGAGTTGAAGTTTCATGGCGCTCGCCTTTGCATCCAAATGGACCTATCACCGGATATGACGGGTTCATTTCTCCTCCTACACCACCTTTGCGATTTTCATGGCAAAAGACGTCTGGAATTATAGATACCGTATTCGAGGCTcatcaaaattattcattttgggTCATTGCAAAGAATAGGGAACACGAATCAAATGCTTCCCAAGTTGTTGTATTGACCTTTGATGGTGCAGCGAATATTGATGATATAGAAGGTTTGCGCGTAACCGAAACGACGAATCATTCGGTGTCTTTAACGTGGAACAAAATAAAGGACGTGGATGGATATCATGTTACCCCGAAAGCACCTTCATTGCATCCTGCTTTGAAAACATTGATTACAATGGAAAATGTAATCGAAGTTACAAATTTGGCTCCaggaaataattatacatttgaGGTTGCTGcgacaaaaaagaattacgtAGGCAAAGTAAATACTGTAGTTGCTGCCACAAAGGGTACGCCATTGCCGTCGATAGTAAAACTTGACGCACAACTGGTTAAGCCACACGGAACAACGGTTAAACTCACCTGGGATCCACCAAAAAGCCTTCGAAAGATTAAATGGCAATATGCAATTTATTATGGTCTGAATATGCAAGAATTCTTTAAAG agtacAGATATCTTACTACGAACTTGACTGCTACAATTAAAGATTTACAAGCTTGCGAGTCATACATCTTTGGAGTTGGCGTCAATGGGGATTACGGAGCTGGTCCCTTGAGTCAGCCAGTTGCTGTTACAACTCATTTTAACGTACGAGCACCACCAAAAAGGGTTAAGGTATCAAATAAAAGCGATAGCATCATCGTATCTTGGAGCGCAAGCTGTCCTACGATTGATGAACCGATCAGTTACACG atCACACTGACAGAATTGACgcttaataaaacgaaaattgtAACGCTATTGCCAACAAGCGAATCAATTATGAAACACACGTTTAATAAGATAAGATATGGTGGAATATACCGTGTCGTAATTGCAACGGATGTTAAAAACACTATACCTAGTCAACCGGTAATTTATCATGCACCTCCAATTTTACCACCTCATCAATTAAAGGTATTATACAAAGAAGGAAATTATCTTGTGTATTGGCACCATCAACCTGATAACATggcaataattacaaattaccATTACGAAATATTGGTAGCGGAGGGTTCACGTACATTAAATGAATCCAATACACAGATCTTTAAAGCTGATCAACcaccgtatatatataaaaatgcaaaatcagatataatatatactttcgCAGTTAGATTGGTTACCGAAGAAGGATATCGAAGTATATTGAGCGAAACTCGAAGTATAGAGAGTCCAACGG TATGGCCAGTGACTATGAATACGTCGAACATCTTGTCTTTCGCAATACCAATTTGTTTGCTCGTCGTAGCTCTGGGCTCAGCGTTAGCATACTTTGTTGTACGGCACAGAAGATTGTCTAATAGCTTCACGCAATTTGCTAATAGTCATTACGACACGAGACGAGGTCAAGCAACATTCCCTGGTACCACGGATGGTTTAG cAGAAGAGGAAGATAGCCCTGTGATTAGAGGTTTCTCAGACGATGAGCCATTGGTAATAGCATAA